In Meiothermus cerbereus DSM 11376, a single window of DNA contains:
- a CDS encoding YgaP family membrane protein gives MVPNVGSTDRLVRYILAVVFLIIAFFGSSGIWAWVFGLLGVVMLVTATLNFCPIWAVFKINTRGKAS, from the coding sequence ATGGTTCCCAATGTAGGCAGTACAGACCGGCTGGTTCGCTACATCCTGGCGGTGGTGTTTCTAATCATTGCCTTCTTTGGTAGCAGCGGCATCTGGGCCTGGGTGTTTGGTCTTCTGGGGGTGGTTATGCTGGTAACCGCCACCCTCAACTTCTGCCCCATCTGGGCGGTGTTCAAAATTAATACTCGAGGAAAAGCGTCCTGA
- a CDS encoding YgaP family membrane protein — protein MKPNEGTTDRIIRLVLAVVLFLLAFTVAGGVWVYVAAGLGAVMLLTAAVGFCPLYAALGVNTCPAPQRKA, from the coding sequence ATGAAACCTAACGAAGGCACAACCGACCGGATCATTCGCCTGGTACTGGCTGTGGTGTTGTTCCTGCTGGCTTTTACGGTGGCCGGTGGGGTGTGGGTCTACGTGGCCGCGGGATTGGGCGCGGTCATGTTGCTCACGGCCGCTGTGGGCTTCTGCCCGCTGTACGCCGCGCTGGGCGTCAACACCTGCCCCGCACCCCAGCGCAAGGCCTAG
- a CDS encoding helix-turn-helix transcriptional regulator, whose translation MEFLKQHGPSTIKELMAHLGLSETAVRHQLSGLEKSGWLAKEERRLGKGRPATVYRLTQASEGLFPKRYPELLDAVLAEAEREGIIERLLEGVAESMASELRRKLAGLEGQAKLEALLEYMDYGEMLGTLEETPTGWELKAHNCLYYATGQRFEAVCNLPPRVITRATGLPAERPFCQRDGQRACHFLIQKR comes from the coding sequence ATGGAATTCCTCAAACAGCACGGCCCCAGCACCATCAAGGAACTGATGGCCCACCTGGGCCTGAGCGAGACTGCCGTTCGACACCAGCTGAGCGGCCTCGAGAAAAGCGGCTGGCTGGCCAAAGAAGAGCGCCGCCTGGGCAAGGGCCGCCCGGCCACGGTCTACCGGCTGACCCAGGCTTCCGAAGGCCTCTTCCCCAAGCGCTACCCCGAGCTTCTGGACGCGGTGCTGGCAGAGGCCGAGCGGGAGGGCATTATCGAGCGGCTACTGGAAGGCGTAGCCGAAAGCATGGCCTCCGAGCTGCGGCGCAAGCTGGCGGGCCTCGAGGGACAGGCCAAGCTGGAGGCGCTGCTGGAGTATATGGACTACGGCGAGATGCTGGGCACCCTCGAGGAAACCCCCACCGGCTGGGAGCTCAAAGCCCACAACTGCCTCTACTATGCCACCGGACAGCGCTTCGAAGCCGTGTGCAACCTGCCGCCCAGGGTGATTACCAGGGCCACCGGCCTGCCTGCCGAGCGACCTTTCTGCCAGCGGGATGGGCAGCGGGCCTGCCACTTCTTAATCCAGAAGCGCTGA
- a CDS encoding DinB family protein, with product MPSALKTLARFGDAENCLRHLERSRQELLQLLASLPDETLFRRPEPEVWSPAEVLEHIALVEESAGKIIRRLRKVALGEAEPFPPSPPGQTRPDGRWLAPPPMEPKGGLTRAELLERLQSVRQRLLAEVAESGERLSQPPTYAHPFAGDLTALGWLQTLAYHERHHLEQIRGRVNTKPDHKQTN from the coding sequence ATGCCTTCTGCACTAAAGACGCTGGCCCGCTTTGGCGATGCGGAAAATTGCCTCAGGCATTTAGAGCGCTCGAGACAGGAGCTGCTGCAGCTGCTTGCCAGCCTACCCGACGAGACCCTTTTCCGGCGGCCCGAACCAGAGGTTTGGAGCCCAGCGGAGGTGCTCGAGCACATTGCCCTGGTGGAGGAGTCGGCAGGGAAGATTATCCGAAGGCTGCGCAAGGTTGCCTTGGGCGAGGCCGAACCCTTTCCGCCTTCGCCGCCGGGCCAGACCCGACCCGATGGCCGCTGGCTGGCACCGCCCCCGATGGAGCCCAAGGGAGGTTTGACCCGCGCCGAGCTGCTGGAGCGGCTGCAGTCTGTGCGCCAGCGCCTGCTGGCCGAGGTGGCCGAGAGCGGCGAACGCCTGTCGCAACCACCTACCTATGCCCACCCCTTTGCGGGTGACCTGACCGCCCTGGGCTGGTTACAGACCCTGGCCTACCACGAGCGGCACCACCTCGAGCAGATTCGCGGGCGAGTGAACACCAAGCCTGACCATAAGCAAACCAATTGA
- a CDS encoding enoyl-ACP reductase FabI yields MIAIDLSGKKALVMGVTNEHSLGWAIAEKLYAAGAEVAFSYQGERLKEKLEKLTAGRPNQRLYQVDVTDETALKTMFTDLAQTWGGLDYLVHSIAFAPRAAMEGRFIDTTAADWNTALQISAYSLVAVAREAEPLLREGGSLVTLTYYASEKVVPRYNVMGVAKAALEASVRYLAYELGKKNIRVNAISAGAIRTVAAMSIPGFRKMVAKYNATAPLGRMITHEEVGNLGLYLLSPLSSGTTGQTVYVDAGYSIMGMSWDEVQD; encoded by the coding sequence ATGATTGCGATTGATTTATCCGGCAAAAAAGCCCTGGTCATGGGCGTAACCAACGAGCATAGCCTGGGCTGGGCTATTGCCGAAAAACTCTATGCAGCCGGGGCCGAAGTGGCATTTAGCTACCAGGGCGAGCGGCTGAAGGAAAAGCTCGAAAAGCTCACCGCTGGCCGCCCCAATCAACGCTTATACCAGGTCGATGTAACCGACGAAACCGCCCTCAAGACCATGTTCACCGATCTAGCGCAGACCTGGGGTGGTCTCGACTACCTGGTACACTCCATTGCCTTTGCCCCCCGGGCCGCCATGGAAGGGCGCTTTATCGACACCACCGCTGCCGACTGGAACACCGCCCTGCAAATCTCGGCCTATTCGCTGGTGGCAGTGGCCCGCGAAGCCGAGCCCTTGCTGCGCGAAGGGGGCAGCCTGGTCACCCTGACCTACTACGCCTCGGAAAAGGTGGTGCCCAGGTACAACGTGATGGGGGTTGCCAAGGCCGCCCTCGAGGCCAGCGTGCGCTACCTGGCCTATGAGCTGGGCAAAAAGAACATCCGGGTCAACGCCATCAGCGCTGGCGCTATCCGCACCGTAGCCGCCATGAGCATCCCCGGTTTTCGCAAAATGGTCGCCAAGTACAACGCCACCGCCCCCCTGGGGCGCATGATTACCCACGAGGAAGTGGGCAACCTGGGCCTATACCTGCTCTCTCCCCTATCCAGCGGAACCACCGGCCAGACGGTGTATGTGGATGCGGGCTACAGCATTATGGGTATGAGCTGGGATGAAGTTCAGGACTGA
- a CDS encoding S1 RNA-binding domain-containing protein has protein sequence MELKAGAIVEGRVTRIMEFGAFIEFPTGESGLVHISQVAHEFVKNIRDHLNEGDVVSVLVLGRDEKGRLDLSIKELTPAPVEPPRPKRLPRQAPEFENKLKSFLRGSGGFGGGAGGGKKASGGKGGRKRR, from the coding sequence ATGGAGCTTAAAGCCGGTGCAATCGTAGAAGGTCGCGTTACGCGAATTATGGAGTTTGGGGCTTTTATCGAGTTTCCCACAGGTGAATCGGGTCTGGTGCACATCTCGCAGGTGGCCCACGAGTTTGTCAAAAACATCCGCGATCACCTCAACGAGGGGGACGTGGTCTCGGTTTTGGTGCTGGGCCGCGATGAAAAAGGCCGCCTAGACCTCTCTATCAAAGAGCTGACCCCAGCTCCCGTGGAGCCCCCCCGGCCCAAGCGCCTGCCCCGTCAGGCCCCCGAGTTCGAGAATAAGCTCAAGAGCTTTTTGCGTGGCTCCGGCGGTTTTGGTGGTGGGGCGGGTGGTGGCAAAAAGGCAAGTGGGGGTAAAGGCGGGCGCAAGCGCCGATAA
- a CDS encoding acyl-CoA dehydrogenase family protein produces MIADRPRDLWFELDSEERQIIGALRDFLQAEVAPSAAERDETGAFPFEIVKKLGEMGVMGAQVPEQYGGAGLSTRIFARIVEEIAAVDGSLALTVASHNSLCTGHILIAGNEQQKQQYLPRLASGEVLGAWGLTEPGSGSDAAALGTRAEETDSGFVLNGSKQFITQGSVAGVYVVNARTDAAPSEEKKHLGISALVFEAPIPGLRIGRKEKKLGLNASDTAQLIFEDLHLPKEALLGQRGKGFYDVMKVLEGGRIGIAAMAVGLGRAALEFAAKYALQREQFGRPIAEFQAVSHKLADMATQLEAARLLYLKAADLRDAGRPFGQAAAQAKLFASEVGVQACDEAIQILGGYGYIKEYPVERYWRDARLTRIGEGASEVLKVIIAKNLLAQYR; encoded by the coding sequence ATGATTGCAGACCGCCCCAGGGATTTGTGGTTTGAGCTCGACAGCGAGGAGCGCCAGATTATCGGCGCACTACGCGATTTTTTGCAGGCCGAGGTGGCCCCTAGCGCAGCCGAACGCGACGAGACGGGTGCCTTTCCGTTTGAAATCGTAAAGAAGCTGGGCGAGATGGGCGTGATGGGGGCCCAGGTACCCGAGCAGTATGGCGGAGCCGGGCTCTCGACGCGCATTTTTGCCCGAATCGTCGAAGAAATTGCAGCGGTGGATGGTTCGCTGGCCCTGACGGTAGCCTCGCACAATAGCCTTTGCACCGGCCATATCTTGATCGCCGGCAACGAACAGCAGAAGCAGCAGTACCTACCCCGGCTGGCCTCAGGCGAGGTGCTGGGGGCCTGGGGCCTGACCGAACCGGGCAGCGGTTCGGATGCTGCCGCCCTGGGCACCAGGGCTGAAGAGACCGACTCGGGCTTTGTGCTGAACGGTTCCAAGCAGTTCATTACCCAGGGCTCGGTGGCGGGGGTTTATGTGGTCAATGCCCGCACCGATGCCGCACCCAGCGAAGAAAAAAAGCACCTGGGCATCTCGGCGCTGGTGTTCGAGGCACCCATTCCGGGCTTGCGGATTGGGCGCAAGGAAAAGAAGTTGGGCCTCAACGCCTCCGATACCGCCCAGCTCATATTTGAAGACCTCCACCTGCCCAAAGAAGCCCTGCTGGGCCAGCGCGGCAAGGGCTTCTACGACGTGATGAAGGTGCTGGAAGGCGGGCGCATCGGCATAGCGGCCATGGCCGTGGGACTGGGGCGGGCAGCTTTGGAGTTTGCGGCTAAGTATGCCCTACAGCGCGAGCAGTTTGGCCGGCCCATCGCCGAGTTCCAGGCCGTCTCGCACAAGCTGGCCGACATGGCCACCCAGCTGGAAGCTGCGCGCCTGCTCTACCTCAAAGCCGCCGACCTGCGCGACGCGGGCAGGCCCTTTGGCCAGGCGGCTGCTCAGGCCAAACTCTTTGCCTCGGAGGTGGGCGTACAGGCCTGCGACGAGGCCATCCAGATTCTGGGCGGCTACGGCTACATCAAGGAGTACCCGGTCGAACGCTATTGGCGCGATGCCCGCCTGACCCGCATCGGCGAGGGCGCCAGCGAGGTTTTGAAGGTGATTATAGCCAAGAACCTGCTGGCGCAGTACCGCTAA
- a CDS encoding quinone-dependent dihydroorotate dehydrogenase — protein MKPWLFRQDPEGIHERVMHLLAWLGQRGPSLELIRQLFSLRDPRLEVSAFGLRFPNPIGLAAGFDKNAVAVRTWAALGFGHVEIGSVTALPQPGNPRPRLFRLPQDQALINRMGFNNEGAQAVAARLARLQETFGRPPVPLGINLGKSRVTPLEEAPQDYLQSLSRLWPYGDYFAINVSSPNTPGLRALQDKDRLEELLAALAGFVQGQKPLLLKIAPDLTWEQIDEILALVEQYRLSGLIATNTTTARSGLQTPIDEVGGLSGKPLRARSLEVLKYLHAQLQGRLPIVSVGGIFSAEDVWERLSNGATLVQVYTGLVYEGPFLLKKLCRGLLERMEREGIASLAQLKATP, from the coding sequence ATTAAACCCTGGCTCTTCCGCCAAGACCCCGAGGGCATTCACGAGCGGGTGATGCACTTGCTGGCCTGGCTGGGGCAGCGGGGGCCCAGCCTCGAGCTTATCCGGCAGCTCTTTAGCCTGCGCGACCCGCGCCTCGAGGTCTCGGCTTTTGGCCTGCGCTTCCCCAACCCCATCGGGCTGGCCGCAGGCTTCGACAAAAATGCGGTAGCGGTGCGAACCTGGGCCGCGCTGGGGTTCGGCCATGTGGAGATCGGCTCGGTTACCGCCCTGCCTCAGCCGGGAAACCCCAGACCGCGCCTGTTTCGGCTGCCCCAGGATCAGGCCCTCATAAACCGCATGGGCTTCAACAACGAAGGGGCCCAGGCCGTCGCGGCACGGCTTGCCCGCTTGCAAGAGACCTTTGGCAGGCCGCCGGTTCCGCTGGGCATCAACCTGGGCAAGTCCAGGGTCACACCCCTGGAGGAAGCCCCCCAGGACTACCTGCAAAGCCTGTCCAGGCTGTGGCCTTATGGCGACTACTTCGCCATCAACGTGAGCTCGCCCAACACCCCCGGCCTCAGGGCCTTGCAGGATAAGGATCGGCTAGAAGAGCTGCTCGCCGCCCTCGCGGGCTTCGTGCAGGGCCAGAAGCCGCTGCTGCTCAAAATTGCCCCCGATCTCACCTGGGAACAGATCGACGAAATTCTGGCCCTGGTCGAACAATACCGGCTCTCGGGCCTGATCGCTACCAACACCACCACCGCCCGCAGCGGGCTGCAAACGCCCATAGACGAAGTCGGCGGGCTTTCAGGCAAACCGCTTCGGGCCCGCTCGCTCGAGGTGCTCAAGTACCTGCACGCCCAGCTACAAGGCCGCCTGCCCATTGTTTCGGTAGGGGGCATTTTTAGTGCCGAAGACGTGTGGGAACGGCTATCGAACGGCGCCACGCTGGTGCAGGTCTACACCGGCCTGGTCTACGAGGGGCCCTTCCTCTTGAAAAAGCTGTGCAGGGGGCTGCTGGAAAGAATGGAGCGAGAAGGCATCGCCAGTCTGGCGCAGCTCAAGGCGACCCCATAG
- a CDS encoding patatin-like phospholipase family protein produces the protein MADYKRFGMALGGGGARGYAHIGVMRVLEREGFRPSVIAGTSMGSIMAAIFAAGHTADNVQQVLSQMSFWRFLDLNPLNDMLNYSELVRFLEPHIPRQMEDFPIPLGITATDLITGTEVYFRQGDVFQAIRASIAYPGVINPIWVGEQLLADGGILNQIPVDLVRFLGAERVIAVDVTPLEILHEQPQKKTWWQQIFRRGIDVNPIQNVYRSVEIMQIRLAEVKLAVSRPDLVLRPRLEGIGLFSFQQLEQAIQDGEMAAEGKLEEIRALLAMGSP, from the coding sequence ATGGCCGATTACAAGCGCTTTGGTATGGCCCTGGGGGGCGGGGGGGCCAGGGGATACGCCCATATTGGGGTAATGCGCGTGTTGGAACGTGAGGGGTTTCGACCCAGCGTAATAGCTGGAACCAGTATGGGCAGCATTATGGCGGCGATTTTCGCCGCAGGACACACTGCCGACAATGTGCAGCAGGTGCTGTCCCAGATGTCTTTCTGGCGCTTTCTGGATCTAAACCCCTTGAACGATATGCTCAACTACAGCGAGCTGGTGCGTTTTTTGGAGCCCCACATCCCCCGCCAGATGGAGGACTTCCCCATTCCCCTTGGCATCACCGCCACCGACCTGATCACCGGAACCGAGGTCTATTTTCGCCAGGGGGATGTGTTTCAGGCCATCCGGGCCTCGATTGCCTACCCAGGGGTGATCAACCCCATCTGGGTAGGGGAGCAACTGCTGGCCGACGGCGGCATTTTGAACCAGATTCCGGTAGACCTGGTGCGCTTTTTGGGGGCAGAGCGGGTGATAGCGGTGGATGTGACCCCGCTGGAGATTCTGCATGAACAGCCGCAGAAGAAAACCTGGTGGCAGCAGATTTTCCGCCGGGGCATAGACGTCAACCCCATCCAGAATGTTTATCGCTCGGTTGAGATTATGCAGATTCGCCTGGCCGAGGTTAAGCTGGCGGTTTCGCGCCCCGATCTGGTACTGCGACCCAGGCTCGAGGGCATCGGGCTTTTTAGCTTCCAGCAGCTCGAGCAGGCCATACAGGACGGCGAGATGGCTGCCGAGGGCAAGCTCGAGGAAATTCGCGCACTGCTGGCTATGGGGTCGCCTTGA
- a CDS encoding thiol-disulfide oxidoreductase DCC family protein, with protein sequence MKTLVLFDGVCNLCNGTVQFIIRHDKAGCFQFASQQSEAGQRILQQHGIPTEAALADSVVVIEEGRVWLESDAALHILYRLGGVWRIPALLRWVPKGLRDWVYRWVAQNRYRIFGRRESCLVPTPELQKRFLDTA encoded by the coding sequence ATGAAGACTCTGGTGCTGTTCGATGGTGTGTGCAACCTTTGCAACGGCACCGTTCAATTCATTATCCGCCACGACAAAGCCGGATGTTTCCAGTTTGCCTCGCAGCAATCCGAGGCCGGGCAAAGAATTTTGCAGCAGCATGGTATCCCTACCGAGGCAGCCCTGGCCGACAGCGTGGTGGTCATTGAGGAGGGGCGGGTTTGGCTGGAGTCGGATGCCGCCTTGCACATCCTCTACCGCCTGGGGGGTGTGTGGCGCATCCCTGCGCTGCTGCGGTGGGTGCCCAAGGGTCTGCGGGACTGGGTCTACCGCTGGGTGGCGCAAAACCGCTACCGCATTTTTGGCAGGCGCGAAAGCTGCCTGGTGCCCACCCCAGAACTCCAAAAGCGCTTCCTGGATACAGCCTGA
- the moaA gene encoding GTP 3',8-cyclase MoaA, translating to MKLIDNYGRIIKDLRLSVTPRCNLHCLYCHPLDWEQSEPPGTISVEDTRHFLRAMQLLGLESVRFTGGEPLVRKELPQMIAAASELGIHDIAITTNGLLFKRKAKELMSAGLKRLNLSMDAVTPEVFKRMTRGGQVEKVWDAIETAWELGLGPVKINAVMIRGMNEEEVIPLASLSLNKPLEVRFLEYMHLDNSNPELYHARFISGAETRARIEAHFGPLEKVDNDPTAPARVYKIPGAVGSIGFINPITEPFCSKCSRLRLTSDKKIRPCLLTDLEMDIAWAFEAPNPVEALVDAILLATDRKPAFGNTLPTLRERVMVGIGG from the coding sequence GTGAAACTAATCGACAACTATGGGCGCATCATCAAAGACCTGCGGCTTTCCGTCACGCCGAGGTGCAACCTGCACTGCCTGTACTGCCACCCGCTGGACTGGGAGCAGTCGGAGCCACCGGGCACCATCTCGGTAGAGGACACCCGCCATTTCCTGCGGGCCATGCAGCTATTGGGCCTGGAGTCGGTGCGTTTTACCGGCGGCGAGCCGCTGGTGCGCAAAGAACTGCCCCAGATGATTGCCGCAGCCAGCGAGCTGGGAATTCACGACATCGCCATCACCACCAACGGCCTTTTGTTCAAGCGTAAGGCCAAAGAGCTGATGAGCGCCGGACTCAAGCGGCTCAACCTCTCGATGGACGCTGTTACCCCCGAGGTATTCAAACGCATGACCCGGGGTGGACAGGTCGAAAAGGTCTGGGACGCCATCGAAACGGCCTGGGAGCTGGGGCTAGGGCCGGTAAAAATCAATGCGGTGATGATCCGGGGCATGAACGAGGAAGAGGTCATTCCGCTGGCCTCGCTCTCGCTGAATAAGCCGCTGGAGGTGCGTTTCTTGGAGTACATGCACCTCGATAACTCCAACCCCGAACTCTACCATGCCCGCTTTATCAGCGGGGCCGAGACCCGGGCCAGAATTGAGGCCCACTTTGGCCCGCTCGAGAAAGTAGATAACGACCCCACCGCCCCCGCCCGGGTTTATAAAATTCCGGGCGCAGTGGGCAGCATTGGTTTCATCAACCCCATCACGGAGCCTTTTTGCTCCAAATGCTCCCGCTTGCGCCTGACTTCCGACAAAAAAATCCGCCCCTGCCTGCTGACCGATTTGGAGATGGACATCGCCTGGGCCTTCGAGGCCCCCAACCCGGTTGAGGCCCTGGTGGATGCCATTCTGCTGGCCACCGACCGCAAGCCAGCCTTTGGCAACACCCTACCTACCCTGCGCGAACGGGTGATGGTAGGGATTGGCGGCTAG
- a CDS encoding inorganic diphosphatase → MANLKNLPVGKKAPEIVHMVIEVPRGSSNKYEYDPDLEAIKLDRVLPTAQFYPGDYGFIPSTLAEDGDPLDGIILSTHPLLPGVVVDVRIVGMVDMQDEKGGDAKIIGVVAEDPRWDHIQDLNDVPTAYKQEIQNFFETYKALEAHKGKWVKVSGWKDKAGALAEVQACIERFKEAKNH, encoded by the coding sequence ATGGCGAACCTAAAGAACCTACCCGTTGGCAAAAAAGCCCCCGAAATTGTCCATATGGTCATCGAAGTGCCGCGTGGCTCGTCCAACAAGTACGAATACGACCCCGACCTCGAGGCCATCAAGCTCGACCGGGTGCTGCCTACCGCCCAGTTCTACCCCGGCGACTACGGCTTTATTCCCTCCACCCTGGCCGAAGACGGCGACCCCCTGGATGGCATTATTCTCTCCACCCATCCCCTCCTGCCGGGGGTGGTGGTGGATGTGCGGATTGTGGGCATGGTGGACATGCAGGACGAAAAAGGCGGCGACGCCAAAATTATCGGGGTGGTGGCCGAAGACCCCCGCTGGGATCACATCCAGGACCTGAACGACGTCCCCACCGCCTACAAGCAGGAAATCCAGAACTTCTTCGAGACCTACAAGGCCCTCGAGGCCCACAAGGGCAAGTGGGTCAAGGTATCGGGCTGGAAGGACAAGGCCGGCGCGCTGGCCGAGGTGCAGGCCTGCATCGAGCGATTTAAAGAGGCCAAGAACCACTAG
- a CDS encoding TetR/AcrR family transcriptional regulator → MYLLSNFDEADSTRAALMRSGLELLAERGYKGTTTREIAARAGVSEVTLFRQFGSKKALLQAAVQKLRPPVEQVLPHPPRNLEARRTQAQGELAENSSHGEMTSSSLEDNLLHLTERYVQMLEANQGLLVRLLPELARHPELRGASGPAGFSSAISAVLEYITGLQKVGLLRSDESPFQAAIALLGPLFARGLLLGAMGIQPPFDLKAHVRGFLEGRRYG, encoded by the coding sequence ATGTACTTACTTTCAAATTTCGATGAAGCCGATTCCACCCGCGCGGCCCTTATGCGCTCAGGGTTGGAGCTTCTGGCCGAAAGGGGCTACAAAGGCACCACCACCCGCGAAATCGCGGCCAGGGCCGGGGTCTCCGAAGTTACACTATTCAGGCAGTTTGGCAGCAAAAAAGCCCTGCTCCAAGCAGCCGTGCAAAAGCTGCGTCCGCCGGTGGAGCAGGTCTTACCCCATCCCCCCAGAAACCTCGAGGCCCGCAGGACGCAAGCCCAGGGTGAGCTGGCAGAGAACTCCTCACACGGTGAGATGACCTCGTCTTCGCTGGAAGACAACCTGCTGCACCTGACCGAGCGCTATGTGCAGATGCTCGAGGCCAACCAGGGGCTGCTGGTTCGGCTTTTGCCCGAACTGGCCCGCCACCCCGAGTTGCGCGGTGCGTCGGGGCCAGCCGGCTTTAGCAGCGCCATCTCCGCCGTGCTCGAGTACATCACAGGGCTGCAAAAGGTAGGTTTGCTGCGCTCCGACGAGTCCCCTTTTCAGGCCGCCATCGCACTGCTGGGGCCGCTTTTTGCCAGGGGACTGCTTCTGGGGGCAATGGGGATTCAACCCCCATTCGATTTGAAGGCCCATGTGCGGGGTTTTTTGGAAGGGAGGCGCTATGGTTAG
- the ccmA gene encoding heme ABC exporter ATP-binding protein CcmA, producing the protein MVSVEGVSRRFGNLIALDKVSLRINPGEVFGLLGPNGSGKTTLIRILTGVLLPHAGGAQVAGLDVGRYPEQVKAAIGYATQEASVYRDLTVRENLEFRARLYLEARAVPPAVEETLRRFGLQGLAHQLAGALSGGWRQRLAIAQAVVHKPKVVFLDEPTTGLDPVSRRTIWDLVHQEAARGAVVLVTTHYMDEAERCHRLALLFDGQVVAQGTPHELEQLALQQARVAYCETDLPLEHIRAMPGVLDAWPSGRGVRLILEQKASLNLPLQTVYPNLEDVFIILTRHRQGGAA; encoded by the coding sequence ATGGTTAGCGTGGAGGGGGTCTCGAGGCGGTTTGGCAACCTCATTGCGCTGGATAAGGTCAGCCTGCGGATCAATCCCGGGGAGGTGTTTGGCCTGTTGGGGCCCAATGGTTCGGGTAAAACTACCCTAATCCGCATCCTGACCGGGGTTCTGCTCCCCCACGCAGGGGGTGCCCAGGTGGCCGGACTGGACGTGGGCCGCTACCCCGAGCAAGTCAAGGCCGCCATCGGCTACGCCACCCAGGAAGCCAGCGTCTACCGCGACCTCACCGTGCGCGAGAACCTGGAATTCCGCGCCCGGCTCTACCTGGAGGCCCGAGCGGTGCCCCCCGCCGTCGAGGAAACCCTGCGGCGCTTTGGTCTGCAAGGCCTTGCCCATCAGCTTGCCGGGGCGCTTTCGGGGGGCTGGCGGCAACGGCTGGCCATCGCCCAGGCAGTGGTGCACAAGCCCAAAGTAGTGTTTTTGGATGAACCCACCACCGGCCTCGACCCGGTTTCGCGCCGCACCATCTGGGACTTGGTTCACCAGGAAGCGGCCCGCGGCGCGGTGGTGCTCGTAACCACCCACTACATGGACGAGGCCGAGCGCTGCCACCGGCTGGCCTTGCTCTTTGACGGCCAGGTGGTGGCCCAGGGAACCCCCCACGAACTCGAGCAGCTTGCCCTACAACAGGCCCGGGTGGCCTACTGCGAGACCGACCTGCCTCTGGAGCACATCCGGGCCATGCCTGGGGTGCTGGATGCCTGGCCCAGCGGGCGCGGGGTACGGCTGATTCTGGAGCAAAAGGCCAGCCTCAACCTGCCCCTCCAGACCGTATACCCCAACCTCGAGGACGTCTTCATCATCCTGACCCGTCACCGCCAGGGGGGTGCCGCATGA
- a CDS encoding ABC transporter permease → MNRIAALAQKEFTQIRRDHVLSRLIVGLPIVMTLLFGYAINFTLSGIRLAVYDGSQDRISQYLLQELQKENRFTLTHIAQNPEGVSQAIQKNQARVGLVIPAGALQTVRQDKAVQLEVYVDGSDPNFAFQAQAALRKVLGDVNSRLLAGKVLAGTATTPPLTPTLHTLYNPDNKTAWFMIPGIIGLIMTIFTVLLTALSIVRENESRTMEALIASPIKPYEVVLGKVLPYFVIATLVSLVVLSIGHWVFGVPVRGNLLFLFGLIVLFVLGSLGVGVLISTLARTQIQAVFGTFAYILPTIFLSGFVFPVDGMPLFFKWLSAVIPARYLIDGTRGVTLRGAGLETLWIDLVALIIFSVAVLGLASLRFGKRLAG, encoded by the coding sequence ATGAACCGCATCGCCGCCCTAGCGCAAAAAGAATTCACCCAAATCCGCCGTGATCATGTGCTGTCTCGGCTCATCGTGGGGCTGCCCATCGTCATGACCCTGTTGTTTGGCTATGCCATCAACTTCACCCTCTCGGGCATCCGCTTGGCCGTCTACGATGGCTCACAAGATCGCATCAGCCAGTACCTCCTGCAAGAACTACAAAAGGAAAACCGCTTTACCCTCACCCATATCGCACAAAACCCAGAGGGGGTTTCACAAGCCATCCAAAAAAACCAGGCCCGCGTAGGGTTGGTCATTCCGGCGGGTGCCCTACAGACCGTACGGCAGGACAAAGCGGTGCAGCTCGAGGTCTATGTGGATGGCTCCGACCCCAACTTTGCCTTCCAGGCCCAGGCCGCCTTACGCAAGGTGCTGGGCGATGTCAATAGCCGCCTGCTGGCGGGCAAGGTGCTGGCCGGAACCGCCACCACCCCGCCCCTCACCCCCACCCTCCACACCCTCTACAACCCCGACAACAAGACCGCCTGGTTCATGATCCCTGGCATCATCGGCCTGATCATGACCATTTTTACGGTGCTCCTAACCGCGCTTTCGATTGTGCGCGAAAACGAGAGCCGCACCATGGAAGCCCTGATCGCCAGCCCCATCAAACCCTACGAGGTGGTGCTGGGCAAGGTCTTGCCTTATTTTGTGATTGCCACGCTGGTCAGTCTGGTGGTGCTCTCGATTGGGCACTGGGTGTTTGGCGTACCGGTACGTGGCAATCTCCTGTTTTTGTTTGGTCTGATCGTACTATTTGTGCTGGGTTCACTGGGGGTGGGGGTTTTGATTTCTACCCTGGCCCGCACCCAAATTCAGGCGGTGTTTGGCACCTTCGCCTATATCCTACCCACCATTTTTCTTTCGGGGTTTGTATTTCCGGTGGACGGGATGCCCCTCTTTTTCAAGTGGTTGTCTGCGGTGATCCCGGCCCGCTATCTGATTGATGGGACGCGGGGGGTGACGCTCAGGGGCGCGGGCCTCGAGACCCTTTGGATTGACCTGGTGGCGCTAATCATTTTCAGCGTGGCCGTGCTAGGCTTGGCAAGCCTGCGCTTTGGTAAGCGGTTGGCTGGGTAG